TCGCGCGACAGGTCGGCCGCCGAAAGTAGATGTTTCACCGAACAGGCCCTCCGTGCGGTGCGATCCAGATCCCCTCGACTTCGTCGTCCTCGGCGAGTCGAACCTTGACATTCTCACTGCGTGAGGTCGGCACGTTCTTGCCGACGTAGTCGGCGCGCAGCGGCAGTTCGCGGTGCCCGCGGTCGACCAGCACGGCCAACTGCACCGCCCGGGGCCTGCCGATGTCGCGCAGGGCGTCGAGCGCCGCTCGGACCGACCGCCCGGTGTAGAGGACGTCGTCGACGAGGATAACCAGGGCGTCGTCGATGCCGCCTTCGGGAATCGAGGTCTCCTCCAGCGCCCGCGGGGGCTTGAAGTCGAGGTCATCGCGGTAGAGCGTGATGTCGAGCGCTCCGTGCGGAACCGCGACGCCGGAGAACTCCTCGATCTTGCCGACCAGCCGGGTGGCCAGTGTCACGCCGCGGGTGGGGATACCGAGCAACACGACGCGGGGCGCGTCGGCGCCGTCGAGTGCGGTTTTTTCGATGATCTGATGGGCGATCCGGGAGATGGTGCGGCCCACGTCCGCTGCGGACATCAATTCCCGGTCGGCGCTCGGCGAGTCTGAATGCGCGCTCAAGCCACTCTGACCTCCTTCTCCGCCTCTCTGGACGGCTCTTTAAAGGACGTCGAAACTTGGCCGAGCTTAGCACCCGCGCTCCAGCCCATCTCGCCTGGTTACGCTGGCGCCGATGAAACTCGACGAGAACCAGGCCTCCATCCGTGAGGCCATCGACGCCGGGCTGCTGGCCGGGGCGGTCACGCTGGTGTGGCACGCCGGTCAGGTGCGGCAGGTCAACGAGCTCGGCTTCCGCGACGTCGACGCCCGGCTGCCGATGCAGCGCGACACGGTGTTCCGGATCGCCTCGATGAGCAAGCCCGTGACGGTCGCGGCCGCGATGGCGCTCATCGAGGAGGGCAAGCTCGCGCTCACCGACCCGGTGGCCAAGTGGCTGCCCGAACTGAGCGACATGCGCGTGCTCGCCGATCCGCAGGGCGTGCTGGACAAGACCGTGCCCGCCCGTCGCGCCATCACCATCGACGACCTGATGACGCATCGCAGCGGGCTGGCCTACGCGTTCTCCGTGCTCGGCCCGCTGGCCCGC
The window above is part of the Mycolicibacterium rutilum genome. Proteins encoded here:
- the pyrR gene encoding bifunctional pyr operon transcriptional regulator/uracil phosphoribosyltransferase PyrR, whose amino-acid sequence is MSAHSDSPSADRELMSAADVGRTISRIAHQIIEKTALDGADAPRVVLLGIPTRGVTLATRLVGKIEEFSGVAVPHGALDITLYRDDLDFKPPRALEETSIPEGGIDDALVILVDDVLYTGRSVRAALDALRDIGRPRAVQLAVLVDRGHRELPLRADYVGKNVPTSRSENVKVRLAEDDEVEGIWIAPHGGPVR